From Bacillus sp. 2205SS5-2, a single genomic window includes:
- a CDS encoding DUF2785 domain-containing protein yields MQDQLRLESELNNLLRNDTVPGEMDHFIELMLLNIGSTNAELRDHLIYSSFCKLISQGFLTSKQMKHIVKTCLDEKHLFFGLGTNKDDSVFTRSFSSLVIAIILKKDRQDSFLPEELANRAIATSWKYLQKEEDVRGFVDGKGWAHSVAHGADYLQQAVLHPLFDKNDVGACLEAMETCLFNEYAYIDDEDERLIFPIEALLEIGVDGEIINNWVKGISARLATVKKEEPSLVFFRKKVNILAFYKTLYFRILYRNRQSKLRDTVEIELEKWHKNIYH; encoded by the coding sequence ATGCAAGACCAGCTGAGACTTGAAAGCGAGCTCAATAACTTATTAAGAAATGATACCGTCCCTGGAGAAATGGATCATTTCATTGAACTTATGTTACTCAATATTGGAAGTACAAACGCAGAACTAAGGGATCATCTAATTTACTCGAGTTTTTGTAAACTGATTTCACAAGGCTTTCTAACCTCAAAGCAAATGAAGCATATAGTTAAAACGTGTTTAGATGAGAAGCACTTGTTTTTTGGATTAGGTACAAATAAAGATGACTCGGTATTTACACGCTCCTTTTCTTCTTTAGTTATTGCAATCATTCTTAAAAAAGATCGACAAGATTCCTTTCTACCTGAGGAACTTGCCAACCGAGCGATAGCTACTAGTTGGAAGTACCTCCAAAAAGAAGAGGATGTTCGTGGATTTGTCGATGGAAAAGGGTGGGCTCATAGTGTGGCGCATGGAGCGGATTACTTACAACAAGCAGTTCTACACCCGTTGTTTGACAAAAATGACGTGGGGGCATGCTTAGAGGCCATGGAAACTTGTTTATTCAATGAGTACGCCTATATTGATGATGAAGATGAACGATTGATTTTTCCGATTGAAGCTCTTTTGGAAATAGGAGTGGACGGAGAAATAATTAACAACTGGGTCAAAGGTATTTCGGCAAGACTCGCGACCGTTAAGAAAGAAGAGCCCTCTCTAGTTTTCTTTAGAAAGAAAGTAAATATTCTTGCTTTCTACAAAACACTGTATTTCCGTATTCTCTATCGTAATAGACAGAGTAAACTGAGAGACACTGTTGAAATTGAACTTGAAAAATGGCATAAAAATATTTACCATTAA
- a CDS encoding phosphotransferase, which translates to MQIFASFPPKKRLLHMDICKEYLILRDGKIQTVFDWTNSMIGDSLF; encoded by the coding sequence TTGCAAATCTTTGCTTCATTCCCTCCTAAAAAGAGGTTACTACATATGGATATCTGCAAAGAATATCTGATATTGAGGGACGGAAAAATCCAAACAGTCTTTGATTGGACAAACTCAATGATAGGGGATTCTTTATTTTAG
- a CDS encoding ZIP family metal transporter, producing the protein MLDWLAEFNPTIQALFGGLLTWGLTALGAATVFFFTKIEKRTLHTMLGFAAGVMIAASFWSLLAPSIEFSEQNGQIPWLAPAIGFLLGGLFIRLLDYIVPHLHLGEEKSKAEGPPTQFKKSTLLFLAITLHNIPEGLAIGVAFGAASLGLGDASLIGAVGLAVGIGIQNMPEGAALSVPLRGEGMSRLKAFHYGQLSAVVEPIAAVIGAAAVILVQPILPYALAFAAGAMIFVVVEELIPESQSSGTTDLATLGLMVGFVVMMILDVSLG; encoded by the coding sequence ATTTTAGATTGGTTAGCCGAATTTAATCCTACAATACAAGCACTATTTGGTGGCTTATTAACTTGGGGATTGACGGCACTTGGAGCGGCAACTGTTTTTTTCTTCACTAAGATTGAGAAACGAACATTACATACGATGTTAGGATTTGCTGCCGGGGTTATGATTGCAGCTTCCTTTTGGTCACTACTTGCCCCTTCTATTGAGTTTAGTGAACAAAATGGTCAAATTCCATGGTTAGCCCCTGCAATAGGATTTTTACTTGGTGGGCTCTTTATTCGGCTACTAGATTATATTGTTCCACATTTACATTTAGGCGAAGAAAAATCGAAGGCTGAAGGTCCACCAACACAATTTAAAAAATCGACCTTACTGTTTTTAGCGATTACGCTACATAATATTCCAGAAGGTTTGGCAATTGGTGTCGCATTTGGTGCAGCTTCATTAGGGCTAGGTGATGCTAGCTTAATTGGTGCAGTAGGACTAGCGGTTGGGATTGGTATTCAAAATATGCCTGAGGGGGCCGCTCTATCCGTACCGCTTCGAGGAGAGGGGATGTCCCGGTTAAAAGCCTTTCATTATGGACAACTCTCTGCAGTAGTCGAGCCGATTGCTGCAGTCATTGGAGCGGCAGCAGTGATTTTAGTTCAGCCTATTCTTCCGTATGCTTTAGCCTTTGCGGCAGGTGCGATGATTTTCGTTGTTGTGGAAGAGTTAATACCCGAATCACAATCGTCAGGTACGACCGATTTAGCTACATTAGGTTTAATGGTTGGCTTTGTTGTCATGATGATTTTGGATGTATCGTTAGGATAA